A window of Chitinophaga sp. MM2321 contains these coding sequences:
- a CDS encoding AURKAIP1/COX24 domain-containing protein, translating to MPCGKKRKRHKIATHKRKKRLRKNRHKSKKK from the coding sequence ATGCCTTGCGGTAAGAAAAGAAAAAGACATAAGATTGCCACTCATAAGCGTAAAAAAAGACTGAGAAAGAACCGGCATAAAAGTAAGAAGAAATAA
- a CDS encoding tetratricopeptide repeat protein: protein MQKSQVLLVSAAIALLVVLYAFGRTVPKSEKQAMSTAAPMQGGQAVEPIAFSELLETAKGKIPAEKLLLVNTIETNVVRGDVKAQQIAAYKQLYSTWDSLNQLPVAAYYLGEAAKLENSEKSLTFAANLFLAHLQHAAEPRIAKWEADQAIALFDQAIKLNPANDTLKISQAMVYMNTGEPMTGVGKLREVVAANPDNIDAQVTLANLAITSGQYDKAIERLEDVMKKHPENAKVLFVLAESYRSKGDKKKAIELFEKSKQLMTDPELKKEVDSYIKSIQ, encoded by the coding sequence ATGCAAAAATCACAAGTTCTTCTGGTTAGTGCTGCTATAGCATTATTGGTGGTATTATATGCCTTCGGCCGTACTGTGCCCAAGTCTGAAAAACAGGCTATGTCAACTGCCGCTCCTATGCAGGGCGGTCAGGCCGTAGAACCTATTGCCTTTTCCGAATTACTGGAAACAGCAAAGGGTAAAATTCCTGCTGAAAAACTTTTATTGGTTAATACAATAGAAACCAATGTGGTACGCGGTGACGTGAAAGCCCAGCAAATAGCTGCGTACAAACAATTGTATTCGACCTGGGACAGCCTTAACCAGCTGCCCGTAGCGGCGTATTATCTCGGAGAAGCCGCCAAGTTGGAAAATTCCGAAAAAAGCCTCACCTTTGCAGCCAATTTATTTTTAGCTCACTTGCAGCATGCGGCAGAGCCGCGGATCGCAAAATGGGAAGCCGATCAGGCAATTGCACTATTTGATCAGGCTATAAAATTAAACCCGGCCAACGACACACTGAAAATATCACAGGCTATGGTGTACATGAACACCGGTGAACCGATGACAGGTGTTGGAAAGCTGAGAGAAGTAGTGGCTGCAAACCCGGATAACATCGATGCACAGGTTACTTTAGCAAACCTCGCTATCACATCCGGTCAATATGATAAAGCTATCGAACGACTGGAAGATGTTATGAAAAAGCATCCGGAGAATGCCAAAGTATTATTTGTTTTGGCAGAATCGTACAGGAGTAAGGGAGATAAAAAGAAAGCAATTGAATTGTTTGAGAAAAGCAAACAGCTCATGACCGATCCGGAATTGAAGAAGGAAGTAGATAGTTATATTAAAAGTATTCAATAA
- a CDS encoding HU family DNA-binding protein: MRKADLINNIAEKTGIPKVDVLVTLEAMFKEVKEALANGEHIYIRGFGSFITKKRAAKIGRNIKKNVAVEIPEHFIPAFKPSKEFVAEVKKLKSS, encoded by the coding sequence ATGAGAAAAGCTGATTTAATTAACAACATTGCTGAAAAAACCGGCATCCCCAAAGTAGATGTTTTAGTCACTCTTGAGGCCATGTTTAAAGAGGTGAAAGAAGCCCTGGCTAATGGAGAACATATTTACATCCGCGGGTTTGGCAGTTTTATCACAAAGAAAAGGGCCGCCAAAATTGGCCGCAACATCAAGAAGAACGTGGCTGTGGAGATTCCGGAGCACTTTATTCCTGCATTCAAACCTTCGAAAGAATTTGTTGCTGAGGTAAAGAAGCTTAAAAGTTCTTAG
- the mutY gene encoding A/G-specific adenine glycosylase, with the protein MIASRLFFTEKLLEWNREVNTRSMPWKGEKDPYRIWLSEIILQQTRVEQGLPYYERFITHYPTVQKLATAPEEEVFRLWQGLGYYARCKNMLAAAREITNIYKGVFPREYEQIKALKGIGPYTAAAIASFAFNLPYAVLDGNVYRVLSRFFGIETPIDSTAGKKQFGELAMELLPPDQSAPYNQSIMDFGAIVCKPQQPLCQECPLNRKCIARQQQLVSLLPIKSKKLQIKKRYFNYLLVTFNEEIYIRKRTESDIWQNLHEFILIETAAPLDFTLLQATDAFKEIFQHTPFTVVNIAAPAKQQLTHQTIHSQFVTLAVEKPLQVKDYLLVSRKLLPKYAFPKTITTFLQSKSLQLF; encoded by the coding sequence ATGATAGCTTCCCGACTTTTTTTTACTGAAAAATTACTGGAATGGAACCGGGAAGTGAATACCCGCAGCATGCCCTGGAAAGGCGAAAAAGATCCCTACCGTATATGGCTATCCGAAATTATACTACAGCAAACCCGCGTAGAGCAAGGCTTACCGTACTATGAAAGATTTATAACACACTACCCTACGGTACAAAAACTCGCTACAGCCCCCGAAGAAGAAGTATTCCGTCTCTGGCAGGGCCTGGGCTATTATGCCCGCTGTAAAAATATGCTCGCAGCCGCCCGCGAAATTACCAACATCTATAAAGGCGTCTTCCCCCGTGAATACGAACAGATCAAAGCATTGAAAGGCATTGGTCCCTACACGGCCGCGGCCATAGCATCCTTCGCCTTTAATCTGCCATACGCCGTACTGGATGGAAACGTATACCGGGTACTATCCAGGTTCTTTGGCATTGAAACGCCTATCGACAGCACCGCCGGCAAAAAACAATTCGGCGAACTGGCCATGGAACTCCTGCCTCCGGACCAGTCAGCTCCTTATAATCAAAGCATTATGGATTTTGGCGCCATTGTATGCAAACCACAGCAACCACTTTGCCAGGAATGCCCGCTGAACAGGAAATGTATCGCCCGGCAGCAACAGCTCGTATCATTACTTCCCATCAAATCAAAAAAACTGCAGATCAAAAAAAGATATTTTAATTACCTGCTGGTAACCTTTAACGAGGAGATCTACATCCGTAAAAGAACAGAAAGCGATATCTGGCAAAACCTGCACGAGTTTATATTGATAGAAACCGCTGCCCCGCTGGACTTTACACTATTACAGGCCACCGATGCTTTCAAAGAGATCTTTCAGCATACCCCTTTTACAGTTGTAAATATTGCGGCGCCTGCCAAACAGCAACTCACGCATCAAACCATTCATAGTCAGTTCGTTACCCTTGCTGTGGAAAAGCCACTACAGGTAAAAGACTACCTGCTTGTATCCCGGAAGCTGCTGCCTAAATACGCTTTCCCAAAAACAATCACCACCTTCCTCCAAAGTAAAAGCCTGCAATTATTCTGA
- a CDS encoding single-stranded DNA-binding protein, with protein sequence MRGVNKVILIGNLGRDPDVQFLEGNIAVAKFSLATTETFKDRAGKLISQTEWHTVVLWRGLAELAQKYLHKGSLVYIEGRLRTRSWEDKEGNKKFATEVVGDNLVMLDKRMDLNNTDHPVPHHSSSGASSGESFPNMEIPPSLNEPADDLPF encoded by the coding sequence ATGAGAGGTGTTAATAAAGTAATCTTGATAGGCAATTTAGGCAGAGACCCGGATGTACAGTTTCTGGAAGGAAATATAGCAGTGGCAAAATTTTCGCTGGCTACCACCGAAACATTCAAGGACAGGGCTGGTAAGCTGATTTCACAAACGGAATGGCACACAGTAGTACTCTGGCGTGGACTGGCAGAGCTGGCGCAGAAATACCTGCACAAAGGCAGCCTGGTATATATTGAAGGTCGTTTGCGCACCCGCAGCTGGGAAGACAAGGAAGGCAATAAGAAATTTGCTACCGAAGTTGTAGGCGACAACCTGGTTATGCTGGATAAACGCATGGACCTCAATAATACAGACCACCCCGTACCTCACCACAGCAGTTCAGGTGCTTCCTCTGGAGAAAGTTTCCCGAATATGGAAATTCCCCCTTCATTGAATGAGCCTGCAGACGATCTGCCCTTTTAG
- the gldE gene encoding gliding motility-associated protein GldE — translation MNTPIAAPNMVVFLLVLFVLLLLTFIVAGAEVAFFSLNYKDLNVLKTRQNASGKLITKLLEKPKSLLASLQTAGILLMIAFIMITNYLVTQMEDLQTLPVVSFVVRIALICLVLLFFGQILPRVWAAQNNIRFATYFAWLVSLIHATLEPVSDFFVGISGSIEAKLFHRGSGPVNYQEIDEAIEMSVDPTASQEEKNILKGILKFGNITVKQIMRGRLDVNGMEYDSSFEDVIKRVADLHYSRLPVYKGNLDSIVGVIHTKDLLPHLQKGNTFDWHEVMRQPFFVHGHKLIEDLLAEFQSRRMHFAVVVDEFGGTSGIVTLEDIMEEVIGDIKDEFDEEEFNYNKLDNFTYVFEGKTMLNDVCRIINISPDTFETVKGESDSLGGLILELAGKFPEENSVINYNNYDFTVLEVTKMRIQKVQVTIRPDAADQA, via the coding sequence GTGAATACACCCATTGCCGCACCGAATATGGTGGTATTCCTACTTGTTCTTTTTGTTCTACTGCTGCTCACCTTCATCGTTGCCGGTGCAGAAGTAGCCTTCTTTTCCCTGAACTACAAGGATCTGAATGTGCTTAAAACCCGGCAAAACGCATCAGGCAAACTCATCACTAAATTGCTGGAAAAGCCAAAATCACTCCTGGCCTCTCTACAAACAGCCGGTATATTGTTGATGATCGCCTTTATCATGATCACCAATTACCTGGTAACACAAATGGAAGACCTGCAAACACTGCCGGTCGTGTCTTTTGTGGTGCGCATCGCCCTCATATGCCTCGTATTGCTGTTCTTCGGACAAATACTCCCCCGCGTATGGGCCGCACAGAACAATATCCGCTTTGCCACCTACTTCGCCTGGCTGGTCAGCCTTATCCACGCAACGCTGGAGCCTGTCAGTGACTTTTTCGTTGGCATCAGCGGCAGCATTGAAGCCAAACTGTTCCACCGCGGCAGCGGACCGGTAAACTACCAGGAAATTGACGAGGCCATAGAAATGAGTGTAGACCCTACCGCTTCCCAGGAAGAAAAAAATATTCTCAAAGGCATCCTTAAATTTGGCAATATCACCGTAAAACAGATCATGCGCGGCCGCCTGGACGTGAATGGCATGGAATACGACAGCTCTTTTGAAGATGTCATCAAACGGGTGGCCGACCTCCACTACTCCCGCCTGCCCGTTTACAAAGGCAATCTGGACAGCATTGTGGGCGTCATCCACACCAAAGATCTCCTGCCCCACCTGCAGAAAGGCAACACATTCGACTGGCACGAAGTAATGCGCCAGCCCTTTTTTGTACATGGTCACAAACTGATCGAAGACCTCCTCGCCGAATTCCAGAGCAGAAGAATGCACTTCGCAGTAGTAGTAGATGAATTTGGCGGTACCTCCGGTATTGTTACCCTGGAAGATATCATGGAAGAAGTGATCGGCGATATTAAAGATGAGTTTGACGAAGAAGAATTCAACTATAATAAGTTAGATAACTTTACCTACGTATTTGAAGGGAAAACCATGCTAAACGACGTTTGCCGTATCATCAACATCTCTCCGGATACCTTTGAAACCGTAAAAGGTGAAAGCGACTCCCTCGGTGGCTTAATACTTGAACTGGCCGGAAAATTTCCGGAGGAAAACAGCGTTATCAATTACAACAACTACGATTTCACTGTACTGGAGGTGACCAAAATGCGCATTCAGAAAGTACAGGTAACCATCAGGCCCGATGCCGCAGATCAGGCATAA
- the gldD gene encoding gliding motility lipoprotein GldD: MPNLKGKAIALFSLLILLLAACDNTYTPKPRGYFQVKFPEKKYRLFDMPGYPYTFEYPVYADVVKDTSFFGEKPENPYWINIDFPSLHGKIYLSYKIIGKNNNFQKLVDDAFKMTYKHTYKAEYIDENKIHTANNVSGTFYEVGGNAASAKQFFATDSVKHFLRGALYFDASPKADSLAPANQFLEQDMWHLVETLRWR; encoded by the coding sequence ATGCCAAATTTAAAAGGAAAGGCTATCGCCCTTTTTTCCCTGCTGATATTATTGCTCGCCGCCTGTGATAATACCTACACGCCGAAGCCAAGAGGATATTTCCAGGTAAAATTCCCGGAAAAAAAATATCGCCTCTTCGACATGCCCGGATATCCTTACACTTTTGAATACCCGGTATATGCAGACGTGGTAAAAGACACCTCCTTCTTCGGTGAAAAACCCGAAAACCCGTACTGGATCAATATCGATTTCCCTTCTCTACATGGTAAAATCTATCTGAGCTATAAAATTATCGGCAAAAACAACAACTTCCAGAAACTGGTGGATGATGCCTTTAAAATGACTTACAAACACACTTACAAGGCCGAATATATTGATGAAAACAAGATCCACACGGCCAACAATGTAAGCGGTACTTTCTACGAAGTAGGCGGCAACGCCGCTTCTGCCAAGCAGTTCTTTGCCACCGATTCGGTAAAACATTTCCTCCGGGGAGCCCTCTATTTCGATGCTTCCCCCAAAGCAGACTCCCTGGCGCCGGCCAATCAGTTCCTGGAACAGGATATGTGGCATCTCGTAGAAACCCTCCGCTGGAGATAA
- a CDS encoding DUF3109 family protein: protein MIIIDDKYISDEVIEEQFVCNLSACKGACCVAGDCGAPLDKAEVKTLKKIYPQIKSYLRKEGIEEIEKTGTNTTDDEYGYVTPIVNKGICAYATIDPNGIVGCGIEKAYNDGVTDFKKPVSCHLYPIRIKKYESFEAVNYDRWDVCKPACKNGKTLHVPVYRFLKDALIRKYGTEFYEVLDKIATKQYK, encoded by the coding sequence ATGATCATCATTGACGATAAATACATAAGTGACGAGGTAATTGAAGAGCAATTCGTATGCAATCTGTCGGCCTGCAAAGGAGCCTGCTGTGTGGCAGGCGATTGTGGCGCCCCACTGGATAAAGCAGAAGTAAAAACGCTGAAAAAAATATATCCGCAGATCAAATCCTACCTGAGGAAAGAGGGCATCGAAGAAATAGAGAAAACCGGTACCAATACCACCGACGACGAATACGGCTACGTTACCCCTATCGTGAATAAAGGCATTTGCGCCTATGCCACCATAGACCCCAATGGAATTGTTGGTTGCGGCATAGAAAAAGCATACAACGACGGTGTAACCGATTTTAAAAAGCCGGTTTCCTGTCATCTCTACCCTATCAGGATTAAGAAATATGAATCTTTTGAGGCTGTGAACTATGACCGCTGGGATGTTTGTAAACCAGCTTGTAAAAACGGTAAAACATTGCATGTTCCCGTATATCGCTTCCTGAAAGATGCACTGATCAGAAAATACGGCACGGAATTTTATGAAGTGCTAGATAAAATTGCAACTAAACAATATAAATGA
- a CDS encoding LutB/LldF family L-lactate oxidation iron-sulfur protein, with amino-acid sequence MHQTASTFLDESEKKASDLSHRQTINFNIGKYNTAVKAGKHQFTDLPGARERAKNIKWRAIEHLDNHLEEFETNFTKRGGKVIWAETAEQVQQEILAICKAKQCKSIVKSKSMATEEVHLNSFLADNGIECVETDLGEYIQQLDGEPPYHIVTPAMHKSKEDVARLFTEKLGTPPDLTPEQLTLVAREKLRQKYLEAEIGITGANFIIADTGSVAVTENEGNARLSTAFPKTHIVLVGIEKMLPSVSDLALFWPLLATYGTGQQITVYNSIFSGPRKEGEIDGPEEMYVILMDNGRTNILKDTTARESLYCIRCGACLNACPVYKNIGGHSYATTYSGPIGAVITPHLQGMDSYMHLSFASSLCGNCTEVCPVRINLHELLLHNRQKAVEENFTSGGEKFAWFAWKQGCNSRKMMNMASGKMKNFLLKRFFAKSWGDNRELPVFAAKSFNQQWKERNKH; translated from the coding sequence ATGCATCAAACAGCCTCCACTTTTCTGGACGAAAGTGAAAAGAAAGCGTCGGATCTTAGTCACCGTCAGACTATAAATTTTAATATCGGTAAATACAATACAGCTGTAAAAGCCGGTAAGCACCAGTTTACGGACCTCCCCGGCGCACGCGAAAGAGCCAAGAACATTAAGTGGAGAGCTATTGAACACCTGGATAATCACCTGGAAGAATTTGAAACCAACTTCACCAAACGTGGTGGTAAAGTCATCTGGGCAGAAACAGCTGAACAGGTTCAACAGGAAATTCTCGCCATCTGTAAAGCCAAACAATGCAAAAGTATTGTGAAGAGCAAGTCTATGGCTACGGAAGAAGTACACCTCAACTCATTCCTGGCAGACAATGGTATTGAATGCGTGGAAACAGATCTGGGTGAATATATACAACAACTGGATGGCGAACCGCCTTATCATATTGTTACACCGGCCATGCACAAAAGCAAGGAAGATGTAGCCCGCCTGTTTACAGAAAAACTCGGTACGCCCCCTGATCTTACCCCGGAACAACTAACACTCGTTGCACGGGAAAAGCTGCGTCAGAAATACCTGGAAGCCGAAATTGGCATCACCGGCGCCAACTTCATTATAGCCGATACCGGCTCTGTTGCAGTCACTGAAAATGAAGGTAATGCCCGTCTCAGCACGGCTTTCCCCAAAACGCATATCGTATTGGTAGGCATTGAAAAGATGCTGCCTTCCGTGAGCGACCTGGCGCTTTTCTGGCCGCTGCTGGCCACCTATGGTACCGGTCAGCAGATCACTGTCTACAACTCTATCTTTAGCGGCCCACGCAAAGAAGGTGAAATAGACGGACCGGAAGAAATGTATGTAATACTGATGGATAACGGCCGTACCAATATCCTGAAAGACACCACCGCACGCGAAAGTCTTTACTGTATCCGTTGCGGCGCCTGTCTCAACGCATGCCCTGTATATAAAAATATTGGTGGTCACAGCTACGCCACTACTTATAGCGGTCCTATCGGCGCCGTGATCACACCACATCTGCAAGGGATGGATTCGTATATGCATCTCAGTTTCGCCTCTTCTCTTTGTGGCAACTGTACAGAAGTATGTCCTGTGCGTATTAACCTGCACGAATTACTGCTGCACAACCGGCAGAAAGCAGTGGAAGAGAATTTCACTTCCGGTGGGGAAAAATTTGCCTGGTTTGCCTGGAAACAGGGCTGCAATAGCCGCAAAATGATGAATATGGCCAGCGGTAAGATGAAGAATTTCCTGTTGAAAAGATTTTTTGCGAAAAGTTGGGGAGATAACCGCGAGTTACCCGTATTTGCCGCCAAATCCTTTAACCAGCAATGGAAAGAGAGAAATAAACACTAA
- a CDS encoding energy transducer TonB — protein sequence MPDKEPHKKVMVSAELIRQYLAGELDDKAMHALERQALDDPFLADALEGYAMHAPDQQEHQDDLTARLAARVAPGKAVVRPMYYRRAAAAAILLLMITGGWFLLNQQNSKAPIAKMDIPPSALQDTAVSQVLSEHAAAPATNTIKPAAPELETKQVPAIAAKKDKQPAASQPEAAVDEVAPPVAANRRKIEPSLEPAPALASASPTAMKRFSADSNMAARSERETVAFSGKMANKSVMMKADVQRDEERVSPVGGFIAFEKYLHDHTVNPDNKFTGTVRISFTVMPDSSLQDIKVVNSLNAACDAEAIRVLREGPAWTPATDGKPAKATVNVLFKVKED from the coding sequence ATGCCTGACAAGGAACCACATAAAAAAGTAATGGTAAGCGCCGAACTCATACGCCAATACCTGGCGGGTGAGCTGGATGATAAAGCTATGCATGCCCTGGAACGCCAGGCACTGGACGACCCGTTCCTGGCTGATGCGTTGGAAGGGTACGCCATGCATGCGCCGGATCAGCAGGAACACCAGGATGATCTTACTGCCCGCCTGGCTGCCCGTGTGGCACCTGGCAAAGCAGTTGTGCGTCCTATGTATTACCGCCGTGCCGCTGCTGCCGCCATCCTGTTGTTGATGATCACTGGTGGCTGGTTCCTGCTGAACCAGCAAAACAGCAAAGCACCTATTGCAAAGATGGATATTCCGCCGTCCGCCTTACAGGATACGGCGGTATCGCAGGTATTGTCGGAACATGCCGCTGCGCCGGCAACCAATACAATTAAGCCCGCCGCTCCCGAATTGGAGACGAAGCAGGTACCTGCTATAGCTGCCAAGAAAGATAAACAGCCTGCAGCCAGTCAGCCCGAAGCTGCTGTTGATGAAGTAGCACCGCCGGTGGCTGCCAACAGGAGAAAGATTGAACCATCTTTGGAACCTGCGCCAGCTCTGGCATCGGCCAGCCCTACGGCCATGAAAAGGTTCTCCGCCGATAGCAACATGGCTGCCCGGTCAGAAAGAGAAACCGTTGCTTTCAGCGGAAAAATGGCAAATAAATCCGTGATGATGAAAGCAGATGTACAAAGAGATGAGGAGCGTGTGTCGCCTGTAGGAGGATTTATTGCTTTCGAAAAATATCTTCATGACCATACCGTAAATCCCGATAATAAATTTACTGGTACTGTTCGTATATCCTTTACCGTGATGCCCGACAGCTCATTGCAGGATATTAAAGTTGTCAACAGTTTGAATGCCGCCTGCGATGCGGAAGCCATCCGGGTGCTCAGAGAAGGTCCGGCATGGACACCGGCTACAGACGGTAAGCCCGCCAAAGCAACAGTAAACGTATTATTTAAAGTAAAGGAAGATTAG
- a CDS encoding sigma-70 family RNA polymerase sigma factor, giving the protein MEFIRQNIMQDAADADLIREYKATGKLDYLAALYQRYINLVYGVCLQYFDEEASKDAVMLIFEELITKLKQHEVQNFKSWLHVLSRNHCLMKLRAMKNKESLHVSVDEYPLMENGETGHHDNGITLEDNLQSMEKCLETLPEEQKRSVDLFYLKEKSYREVCVITGYEMNKVKSYIQNGKRNLKICMEQQHA; this is encoded by the coding sequence TTGGAATTTATTCGTCAAAATATCATGCAGGATGCAGCGGATGCCGATTTGATCCGGGAGTATAAAGCTACCGGCAAACTGGACTACCTGGCTGCGCTATATCAAAGGTATATCAACCTCGTGTATGGAGTATGTCTGCAATATTTTGATGAAGAAGCCAGTAAGGATGCTGTGATGCTGATTTTCGAGGAACTGATCACTAAGTTGAAACAGCACGAGGTACAAAACTTTAAAAGCTGGCTACATGTGCTGTCACGCAACCATTGCCTGATGAAGCTGCGCGCCATGAAGAATAAGGAATCGCTGCATGTATCAGTAGATGAGTACCCCCTTATGGAAAACGGAGAAACGGGGCATCATGACAACGGAATTACGCTGGAGGACAACCTCCAATCCATGGAAAAATGCCTGGAAACCTTACCGGAAGAGCAGAAGCGCAGCGTGGACCTGTTTTACCTGAAAGAAAAAAGCTACCGCGAGGTGTGCGTGATTACGGGATACGAAATGAACAAGGTGAAAAGCTATATACAGAATGGAAAGCGTAACCTGAAAATATGTATGGAACAACAACATGCCTGA
- the purH gene encoding bifunctional phosphoribosylaminoimidazolecarboxamide formyltransferase/IMP cyclohydrolase, translated as MQKQIKSALISVFYKDNLENIVKKLGEQGVTIYSTGGTQKFIEELGVSCVAVEDLTAYPSILGGRVKTLHPKVFGGILARRGNPQDLEQLKEYQIPEIDLVIVDLYPFEETVKSTSEEQTIIEKIDIGGVSLIRAAGKNFKDVLIVASKDQYADLEKVLTESKGTTTLEDRRSFAAKAFEVCAHYDVAISQYFLNNEPGANFQLSVPEGQVNRYGENPHQRGVFYGNLNEIFNKLHGKELSFNNLVDVDAACQLIQEFTDTTFAVIKHTNVCGIATRSTLKEAWDAALAGDKESAFGGVLVCNKTVDKTTAESISEIFFEILIAPGFDADALVVLQAKKNRILLEQKQPVKSKYMFKNVLNGVLLQDSDNGNYKEWNDVGAHPATPAEKADLEFANIVCKHLKSNAIALVKDKQLVGKGCGQTSRIDALRHAIEKAGQFNFELKGAVMASDAFFPFDDCVRIANEQGITAIIQPGGSVRDNDSIEFCKQHDMVMVMTGMRHFRH; from the coding sequence ATGCAAAAGCAAATTAAATCAGCATTGATCTCCGTTTTCTATAAAGATAACCTGGAGAACATTGTTAAAAAGTTAGGTGAACAAGGTGTGACCATCTATTCTACCGGCGGTACACAAAAATTTATTGAGGAATTGGGTGTTTCCTGCGTGGCTGTAGAAGACCTCACGGCTTATCCTTCCATTTTGGGCGGACGCGTTAAAACCCTCCATCCTAAAGTATTTGGTGGTATCCTCGCCCGGCGCGGAAATCCGCAGGACCTGGAGCAGCTGAAGGAATACCAGATCCCGGAAATAGACCTCGTGATCGTTGACCTCTACCCGTTTGAAGAAACGGTAAAGAGCACCAGTGAAGAACAGACCATCATTGAAAAGATAGACATAGGTGGGGTATCCCTGATCCGCGCTGCCGGCAAGAACTTTAAAGATGTGCTGATCGTTGCATCTAAAGATCAGTATGCCGACCTGGAAAAAGTATTAACGGAAAGTAAGGGTACTACTACCTTAGAGGATCGCAGAAGCTTTGCTGCCAAAGCATTTGAAGTATGCGCTCACTACGATGTAGCCATTTCCCAATACTTCCTGAATAATGAGCCGGGCGCTAATTTTCAGCTCTCTGTTCCGGAAGGCCAGGTAAACCGTTATGGCGAAAACCCGCACCAACGTGGTGTTTTCTACGGTAACCTGAACGAAATATTCAACAAACTCCATGGCAAGGAACTGTCTTTCAACAACCTGGTAGATGTAGATGCTGCCTGTCAGCTGATCCAGGAGTTTACCGACACTACTTTTGCGGTGATCAAACATACCAACGTTTGCGGGATTGCTACCCGTTCTACGCTGAAAGAAGCCTGGGATGCTGCTTTGGCAGGTGATAAGGAAAGTGCTTTTGGCGGTGTACTGGTTTGCAATAAAACAGTAGACAAAACCACGGCGGAATCTATCAGTGAAATATTCTTTGAAATACTGATTGCGCCCGGATTTGATGCGGATGCACTGGTTGTATTACAAGCGAAGAAGAACCGTATCTTACTGGAACAAAAGCAACCTGTGAAGAGCAAATACATGTTCAAAAATGTATTGAATGGGGTACTGTTGCAGGATAGTGACAACGGTAACTATAAAGAGTGGAATGATGTAGGTGCGCACCCGGCTACACCGGCAGAAAAGGCGGACCTGGAATTTGCCAACATCGTTTGCAAGCACCTGAAATCAAACGCTATCGCCCTGGTAAAAGACAAGCAGCTGGTAGGTAAAGGTTGTGGTCAGACTTCCCGCATTGATGCCCTGCGTCATGCGATTGAAAAAGCCGGACAGTTTAACTTTGAGCTGAAAGGCGCGGTGATGGCTTCTGATGCCTTCTTCCCGTTTGATGATTGCGTACGTATTGCCAACGAACAGGGTATCACGGCGATCATTCAGCCGGGCGGCTCCGTTCGCGACAACGACTCCATTGAATTCTGCAAACAACACGATATGGTGATGGTAATGACCGGTATGAGACATTTCCGTCATTAA